The Pogona vitticeps strain Pit_001003342236 chromosome 6, PviZW2.1, whole genome shotgun sequence genome contains a region encoding:
- the VMO1 gene encoding vitelline membrane outer layer protein 1 homolog, translating into MHLAGTMAGCRGCPGALAVLALLLLGAAAETKGGLKNGSIIEVSNGGPRGAWAWQEMCAPGTFVTGFSLKVEPYQGSLKDDTAVNGIRLFCTRGGREQRLETNPVESQSGPWGRWSEPLWCSSGHYVQGFSLKVEQPRSTAQDYMGVTNIRFACSDGQILEGDGLRWGQYEEWSPPCGKGLCGIQTKVEPQRGGLKDDSSVNDVRFPCCAN; encoded by the exons ATGCATCTGGCAGGCACCATGGCAGGTTGTCGGGGGTGCCCAGGTGCCCTGGCGGTCCTGGCGCTGCTTCTCTTGGGGGCTGCTGCAGAGACCAAGGGCGGCCTGAAGAATGGCTCCATCATTGAGGTGTCCAACGGGGGTCCTCGGGGAGCCTGGGCTTGGCAGGAGATGTGTGCTCCAGGGACCTTTGTCACCGGATTCAGCCTCAAG GTGGAACCCTATCAGGGTTCCCTCAAAGACGACACGGCAGTGAATGGCATCCGTCTGTTCTGCACCCGTGGTGGGAGAGAGCAACGCCTGGAAACGAACCCTGTGGAATCCCAGAGTGGCCC GTGGGGGCGCTGGTCAGAGCCCCTCTGGTGTTCCTCCGGCCACTACGTGCAGGGGTTCTCCTTGAAGGTAGAGCAGCCCCGGTCGACCGCCCAGGATTACATGGGAGTCACCAACATCCGCTTTGCTTGCTCAGATGGGCAGATCCTGGAGGGCGACGGTTTGCGCTGGGGGCAGTATGAGGAGTGGAGCCCCCCCTGCGGGAAAGGTCTGTGTGGGATCCAGACCAAAGTGGAGCCACAGCGTGGGGGCCTGAAGGATGACAGCAGCGTCAATGATGTCCGCTTCCCCTGCTGTGCCAACTGA
- the GLTPD2 gene encoding glycolipid transfer protein domain-containing protein 2 isoform X1, translating into MGAFSWAPPRLCRLLLPLGVFFLFLLYFSSRHLPDLPHSACIWGGRPCPWFGQAPPDKEDEEKIPPRPVSTEMPSYGLTSETPDSPFQEHQFQIQRLISAFKASLTPNEQILLQGYLSGWKELIKFMDALGAAFGLISRETQNKISIMEHHQRGEHGHHYRTVQSMVTFELANGLVGFQSLPEDQPPSGCRTLLRLHRALKWLELFLHKLRTSKKDGDPSQMCAEAYREALAPYHRWWVRQAVALAFLAMPSRQELYRIVSPKGEQKGQAMLLAAIGNLARVYNITQEVYASHGMLELP; encoded by the exons ATGGGTGCTTTCTCGTGGGCCCCCCCACGCCTCTGCCGCCTGCTCCTCCCTCTGggggttttcttcctttttctcctctactTCTCCAGCCGGCACCTCC CAGATCTGCCCCACTCTGCCTGCATCTGGGGGGGTCGGCCCTGCCCTTGGTTCGGGCAGGCACCACCTGACAAGGAGGATGAAGAGAAG ATCCCTCCCAGGCCCGTCTCTACAGAGATGCCCAGCTATGGCCTCACCTCGGAGACACCAGACTCCCCATTCCAGGAGCACCAGTTCCAGATCCAACGCCTAATCAGCGCCTTCAAGGCCAGCCTCACACCAAATGAACAAATCCTCCTGCAGGGATACCTGAGTGGCTGGAAAGAGCTGATCAA GTTTATGGACGCTTTGGGTGCTGCCTTTGGGTTGATCTCACGGGAGACCCAGAACAAGATCAGCATCATGGAGCATCACCAGCGTGGGGAGCACGGCCACCACTACCGCACCGTGCAGTCCATGGTGACTTTTGAACTAGCCAACGGCTTGGTGGGCTTCCAGTCTCTGCCGGAGGACCAACCCCCATCTGGCTGCCGGACTCTGCTGCGCCTCCACCGTGCCTTGAAGTGGCTGGAACTTTTCCTGCATAAACTGAGAACCAGCAAGAAGGATGGGGACCCTTCCCAGATGTGTGCAGAGGCCTACCGGGAAGCCCTGGCCCCCTACCATAGGTGGTGGGTGCGGCAGGCTGTGGCCCTGGCCTTCCTGGCCATGCCCTCCCGCCAGGAGCTCTACCGCATCGTCAGTCCCAAGGGGGAGCAGAAGGGCCAGGCCATGCTCCTGGCCGCCATAGGCAACCTTGCTCGGGTGTACAACATCACCCAGGAGGTGTACGCCTCCCACGGGATGCTGGAGCTACCCTGA
- the GLTPD2 gene encoding glycolipid transfer protein domain-containing protein 2 isoform X2: protein MGAFSWAPPRLCRLLLPLGVFFLFLLYFSSRHLHLPHSACIWGGRPCPWFGQAPPDKEDEEKIPPRPVSTEMPSYGLTSETPDSPFQEHQFQIQRLISAFKASLTPNEQILLQGYLSGWKELIKFMDALGAAFGLISRETQNKISIMEHHQRGEHGHHYRTVQSMVTFELANGLVGFQSLPEDQPPSGCRTLLRLHRALKWLELFLHKLRTSKKDGDPSQMCAEAYREALAPYHRWWVRQAVALAFLAMPSRQELYRIVSPKGEQKGQAMLLAAIGNLARVYNITQEVYASHGMLELP, encoded by the exons ATGGGTGCTTTCTCGTGGGCCCCCCCACGCCTCTGCCGCCTGCTCCTCCCTCTGggggttttcttcctttttctcctctactTCTCCAGCCGGCACCTCC ATCTGCCCCACTCTGCCTGCATCTGGGGGGGTCGGCCCTGCCCTTGGTTCGGGCAGGCACCACCTGACAAGGAGGATGAAGAGAAG ATCCCTCCCAGGCCCGTCTCTACAGAGATGCCCAGCTATGGCCTCACCTCGGAGACACCAGACTCCCCATTCCAGGAGCACCAGTTCCAGATCCAACGCCTAATCAGCGCCTTCAAGGCCAGCCTCACACCAAATGAACAAATCCTCCTGCAGGGATACCTGAGTGGCTGGAAAGAGCTGATCAA GTTTATGGACGCTTTGGGTGCTGCCTTTGGGTTGATCTCACGGGAGACCCAGAACAAGATCAGCATCATGGAGCATCACCAGCGTGGGGAGCACGGCCACCACTACCGCACCGTGCAGTCCATGGTGACTTTTGAACTAGCCAACGGCTTGGTGGGCTTCCAGTCTCTGCCGGAGGACCAACCCCCATCTGGCTGCCGGACTCTGCTGCGCCTCCACCGTGCCTTGAAGTGGCTGGAACTTTTCCTGCATAAACTGAGAACCAGCAAGAAGGATGGGGACCCTTCCCAGATGTGTGCAGAGGCCTACCGGGAAGCCCTGGCCCCCTACCATAGGTGGTGGGTGCGGCAGGCTGTGGCCCTGGCCTTCCTGGCCATGCCCTCCCGCCAGGAGCTCTACCGCATCGTCAGTCCCAAGGGGGAGCAGAAGGGCCAGGCCATGCTCCTGGCCGCCATAGGCAACCTTGCTCGGGTGTACAACATCACCCAGGAGGTGTACGCCTCCCACGGGATGCTGGAGCTACCCTGA